Genomic window (Candidatus Diapherotrites archaeon):
AATAAAATTTTAATTTAATCACCTTTTCTCTAGGCTGAAGAGCAGTTCAATATAGTCTTCCCTTCTTTTGCCGAAGAACTCCCTTGCAATCTGAAGGTAATTCTTTGTAATTCCGTCTCTCAAACTCAAGCCTAATTTCTTTGCTGTCTCCTGAATGCCTTTCTGCTTTCCCTCGATTTCAAGGTAATAGCCTAAGAAAGGCAGTTTGTCTAACTCAATTCTTGTTTCGCGGAAAACAAATGACTCTCTTATCTTCTCGTATCTGTGCTTTACCTTGAATCCCATTGCTTCAAGCAATGCTTTCATTTCACTGAAATCCGAAACTTTGACTTCAATTTCTTTTCTCACCTTGAATTTCCTGCTGGCATTCCTTGAAGGAATTTTGAGTGTGAGCAGGTTGTATTCTCTTTTCCTCAGCCTTAAGAGAATTCCCCTTGCTTTTAGTGAATCTTTTTGGTCATCAAAAATAAACCCCTGCTCCAGCCTTTTTCCCACTCTCTTTGCTCTAATCCCTTTCAGTTTCTTTCTCATTTTTGCAGGGCTTCCTACCTTGAATTTTATTTCTGTTTCAAGCATTGCTATCCCAAAAAAATAATTGCAGTCTTTATTTTAAACTGATGTCTTATTTTTGACCGTTCGCGCTGGAGGCGGGATTTGAACCCGCGAGACCCACGACGGTCTTCTGGGTCTTAAGCCCAGCGTCTTAAAGCGCTCGACCACTCCAGCATTACGATAAGTTTAAATAAATTTTATCTTTATAATTTCTTACCACGACGGTCTATTGGGTTTTTAAGCAGGGTGAATTAATCCGCTCACCCTCTTTTTCTTTATCAGATTTTTTGTTTTGAACTAATTTTAAACTCTTTTGGAAGCATTTTGCCGGTGAAATAAAAAGCTTTTTCTCTTAAAAAATATAAGATGAAACTCAAGGAAGAGTGCTTTAATCTTTTAGGGCCTGAATTTGTTTTTTCTGGAGTGAATTTCCCTGAAGAGCAGGTTAAAGTAATAATTTACGGTGCCCCACTGGATGCCACAACCTGCGCAAAGCCGGGGGCAAGATATGGACCTAATTCAATCAGGGAGGTTTCAGCAGATTTAGGATCTTTTGTTTTAAGCAGGAAAATTGACTACTTCGAGAAAACAAAAACACACGACTTGGGAAACATTAGAGTAGAGCATGGCGACGTGCAGGAGACAATTGAAAGAATAGAGAAAATGAATAAGGCGGTAACTGAAAGAGGGAAAGTGCCTTTCATGCTTGGAGGCGAACACTCAATTTCTTTCGGCGCAGTAAAAGCCTTTGCTGAAGAAAAGCCTTTGATTGTGGTGTTTGACTCCCATCCTGATTTAATGGAGGACAAGAGGCTTCATCACGGCAGCTGGCTGAGGAAGGCGCTGCAATTCATCCCGAAAGAGAACGTAATAATACTAGGAATTTTAGGCCCTGCAAAATCAGACTGGCAGTTCATCCAAAAAAATAAAATAAAGTTTTTCACTGCAAGGGAAGTCAAAAGCAATTTAGAGAAAACAAAAAAGGAATTGGGTTCTTTCACTCAAGGGAAAAAATTTTATTTGAGCCTTGACATTGATGTGCTTGAAGCAGGGCTTGTTCCTGGAACAGGCTGCCTTGAGCCCGGAGGCCTCTCTTATTTTGAGCTCCTTAAATTGATTGAATCCATTGAAGGAAAAGCTGTTGGAATGGATTTAGTGGAAACTGCCCCTGACGCAGAACAGGTAACACAGAGGACAGCAGCAAAACTGTGCTATGAACTATTAGTGCAGGATTTCTTGTGAATTAATTTCGTTTTTTGTCGTTGAATTAAATTTTTAATTATTTGTTTTTCTCATCTTTTTAGAGAGTTGGTTGAATGTCTTATTACTTTGAAGTTATTTCTGTTTTAGGGAAGAGAATTTATACAACTGAATTCTACTGGCAATTGATTTCTAGGTTCAAACACCCGATAATTAAAGATTATGAAGAAGAAGTGAAAGAAACTTTAAGAAATGCAGACGAAATAAGACAAAGTAAAACTGACAGCTCAGTGCACTTGTATTATAAAAAGTTCGGCAAGTATTTTTTATGTGTACTAATAAAGAATTTAAATGATGAAGGATTCATTGTCACAGCTTATCTTTCAAACAATGTTAAAAAAGGAGAAATAATATGGAAAAAGAAATTTTAATGGTACTAGACAGAAAGGGGAATACCTTGGATGTATGGTTTGGAAAACCAAGAAAAGCAATATGCGATGAAGTAACTGAAGGATTCTTGATTAAAAAAGACATGAAAACAAATGAAGTAATCGGCTTTGAGAAAATGAATTTTGTTTTAAAAGGAAAAAAGCCAGAAATAAAACTATTGGTTAAATCAAAAAATTGATTAAAGCCCTTCAACATCAAATCCTTCGATGCTTGTGCAAGGAGTAATTTCTCCGCGCAAATTCTTTCCTATCAATTCTTTTGCTTCTTCTTTGGGATAATTGCCTAAAAGCCATGCCAGTTTGATGAAGGCTGTTTCTGGAGTCATATCTTCCCCTGGAAGAACGCCTGCTGCGAGAAGATCCTTTCCATTGCTGTACACACTCATTTGAATTCTCCCGTAAATTGTCTGCGATGCCATTACAACAACGCAGCCTTTGTTCACCAGCTTTTTTATTTCTTCAAGGATTTTTGAGTGCAGTTCAGTGCCCTCAGCCTTTGTTCCGATGGGGGCATGGCCTAATCCTGTTCCCTCAATGACAAGCCCTTTGTAGTTGTGTTTCTCATAGAATTCAAATTCTTCAGGGAACATGTTGGGGTGCACTTTAATTAATCCAACCTTTTCTTCCATTGAATCCCTTAATTTTAACTGCCTTCCTTCCTCCTTTTTCGTGAAGTTCTTTTCAATAAATTCAATTTTTCGTGTATTATAATCAATTGAAGCTATTGGCTTTACGTTAATGGGCTTGAATGCGTCCCTCCTCGAAGAATGCATTTTTCTTGCCTTGCATCCATTCAAAATCAAACAGCTTTTGTTGTCAGGCTTTTCGTGCATGCAAATGCCTACACCTGCATAATCGCTTTGGGCAATGAATTCTGCTGCGCAAACCAAATTCATTGCTGCATCAGAACTTCCACGGTCTGAACTTCTCTGTGCTCCAACAAGAATTATTGGAGCATTCAGGCCTTCAAGAATGAATGAAAGCGCAGCAGAAGTATAATGCAGGGTGTCAGTACCATGCCCTACTATTACCCCCTTTGCCCCATTCCTTAATTCTTCTTCTATTGCCCTTGCAATCTTCCTGTAATGAATAAAACGAATATCTTCAGAGAAAAGATTTGAAATAAATTTTGATTCAATGTTCGCAATTCTTGCCAGTTCAGGCACTTGCTCTAATAATTGCTCTGGCTCAATTGAAGCGCTTACAGCTCCTGTTCTATAATCAATCCTTGAGGCAATAGTGCCTCCTGTGTGAAGTATTGCAATCTTCGGCAGCATTGCATTGAATTCAACTCTCTTCTCCTCTTTCTTTTCTTTCACTATCTCAATTCTTGCTTCACCTTTCTTTTCAATCCTTGTAATCCTCTCTGTCTTTATTCCAATGTTATAACCATTCTTTAATTTCAGCACGAGAATTTGAGGGTTGTTGGATTCCATTATTGTCCCGGAGAACTCTTCGTCCTGGGTGGACACTTCAACTTCATCCAGTTCCGAGACATTGAACTTAGAGTACAATTCCTTCAAGTGCATTTCTTTCACTATATAAAAAACTTATGCAATTGTATAAAAAACTTATACGCTTGAGAGTTCGAAAGAAATTCTCTCTTTGTCTTTGCCTTTTGAGTCCTTGCCTAAAATTTTAATGAAACCTATTTCAACAGTATTTTTCACGTGTGTTCCAGCGCAAGGGCATTTATCGTAATCTTCAATTTCCACAACCCTGATGTCTTTCACGCTTTCAGGAAGCGAAGCAAAAAGCCTTCTTCTTTTTTCTTCCACCTCCTCTAAAACTTTCTCTCTTGTGCTCCAGTAAATCCTGATTTCCTTTTCTTGCCTTACTGCTTCATCAAATTTCTGCTTTAATTTTTCAAGCATTTCCTGCGAGAATTTGATTGGATGGAAGTCCATTCTCGAGACTTTCTCGTGAATCTGGTTGCCTGCAGTAGAAGCACCATAAAGGTCTAATATGATAGCTGAAAGCAAGTGCTGGGCTGAATGCATTCTCATCATTGAATGCCTTCTCTCCCAATCCAGAAATAATTTAACTTCAGCGCCTTTTTCTGGAAGCAAACCTTCAATGAAGTGCTTTATTCTTCCTGCCTCTTTTTTTGCTGCTTTCACTCTGGATTTAATTCTTTTGAATTCAATGGACCCTGAATCCGATTCCTGGCCTCCACCTTCTGGGTAGAAGATCGTTGCATCCAATTCAATCCATTTCTCTCCTGCATTCACTTCAATTACTTTTGCTTTTGCTTCTTTCAAATAAGAGTCTTCAAGGAACAATTGCTTTGTTGCCATGTTTACCTTCTTTTCCTTTTTTTTCCTACGAGCCCGCGCGTCTCCCACACTAATAGTTTTCTCAGGATGTATCCAATGCCTAGAACGAAAATAAGGATGAGTGCTGCCTGCCAGTAATTGCCTGCCCTGAAGAAGTAGTCCCTGAATTCGCCCAAGTAATTGCCGAAAGCCACTGAAGCATATACAACCAGAAAGAATGCCATCAGAAAGAAAAGCAATTTAATTGCAAAATTCAATTCCTTTAATAGAACGCTGCTCATTTTTCTCACACAATTCTTCTAAGCCTTAATTTGCGTTTTTTCGCTTTTGTGGAACCTTTTATATTTTTTGATCCGAGATGACCTTCCCATAGTGCCATGTCAGCCATATTAAAAGATTTTTTTGTAATTTCCCTTAATATTGTTTGATTTATTTTTAGTTGTTTTCCTTCGTTTCTGGCTGCACAGAAGTCATGGAAAAGCCACTTAAAAACTTGCTTTATTACCTTTTCTTTTTTTATAAGGCTTTTTTGAGTAAGTTCGTCGGCGTAACTTGTGATTTCTTTTAGATTAGGCTTTCCTAAACTATTAAGCCATATCTTGAATTCTTTTCTCATTTCTTTCGGGCTCATTTTAATTCCTCTTCATATTTAATAATTTAGAGTTCCTCCCTTATTTCTGTTGTTTGCACGTGCTTCTGTTGTTCGTACATTTTAATTATTTCTTTTTCTGTTGTGGCTTCCTCGGGCTTCCTGTCAACCCTAATCGAAATCATTCTCGGAAACCTCAAGGCGAAGCCTAATTCTTTTGTCTTGCCTGCAGTGTGAACAGGGCTTTTAGTAATC
Coding sequences:
- the cyaB gene encoding class IV adenylate cyclase; its protein translation is MLETEIKFKVGSPAKMRKKLKGIRAKRVGKRLEQGFIFDDQKDSLKARGILLRLRKREYNLLTLKIPSRNASRKFKVRKEIEVKVSDFSEMKALLEAMGFKVKHRYEKIRESFVFRETRIELDKLPFLGYYLEIEGKQKGIQETAKKLGLSLRDGITKNYLQIAREFFGKRREDYIELLFSLEKR
- the speB gene encoding agmatinase — protein: MKLKEECFNLLGPEFVFSGVNFPEEQVKVIIYGAPLDATTCAKPGARYGPNSIREVSADLGSFVLSRKIDYFEKTKTHDLGNIRVEHGDVQETIERIEKMNKAVTERGKVPFMLGGEHSISFGAVKAFAEEKPLIVVFDSHPDLMEDKRLHHGSWLRKALQFIPKENVIILGILGPAKSDWQFIQKNKIKFFTAREVKSNLEKTKKELGSFTQGKKFYLSLDIDVLEAGLVPGTGCLEPGGLSYFELLKLIESIEGKAVGMDLVETAPDAEQVTQRTAAKLCYELLVQDFL
- a CDS encoding DUF4258 domain-containing protein, translating into MSYYFEVISVLGKRIYTTEFYWQLISRFKHPIIKDYEEEVKETLRNADEIRQSKTDSSVHLYYKKFGKYFLCVLIKNLNDEGFIVTAYLSNNVKKGEIIWKKKF
- a CDS encoding DUF2283 domain-containing protein, giving the protein MEKEILMVLDRKGNTLDVWFGKPRKAICDEVTEGFLIKKDMKTNEVIGFEKMNFVLKGKKPEIKLLVKSKN
- the gatD gene encoding Glu-tRNA(Gln) amidotransferase subunit GatD, yielding MHLKELYSKFNVSELDEVEVSTQDEEFSGTIMESNNPQILVLKLKNGYNIGIKTERITRIEKKGEARIEIVKEKKEEKRVEFNAMLPKIAILHTGGTIASRIDYRTGAVSASIEPEQLLEQVPELARIANIESKFISNLFSEDIRFIHYRKIARAIEEELRNGAKGVIVGHGTDTLHYTSAALSFILEGLNAPIILVGAQRSSDRGSSDAAMNLVCAAEFIAQSDYAGVGICMHEKPDNKSCLILNGCKARKMHSSRRDAFKPINVKPIASIDYNTRKIEFIEKNFTKKEEGRQLKLRDSMEEKVGLIKVHPNMFPEEFEFYEKHNYKGLVIEGTGLGHAPIGTKAEGTELHSKILEEIKKLVNKGCVVVMASQTIYGRIQMSVYSNGKDLLAAGVLPGEDMTPETAFIKLAWLLGNYPKEEAKELIGKNLRGEITPCTSIEGFDVEGL
- a CDS encoding alanyl-tRNA editing protein; this translates as MATKQLFLEDSYLKEAKAKVIEVNAGEKWIELDATIFYPEGGGQESDSGSIEFKRIKSRVKAAKKEAGRIKHFIEGLLPEKGAEVKLFLDWERRHSMMRMHSAQHLLSAIILDLYGASTAGNQIHEKVSRMDFHPIKFSQEMLEKLKQKFDEAVRQEKEIRIYWSTREKVLEEVEEKRRRLFASLPESVKDIRVVEIEDYDKCPCAGTHVKNTVEIGFIKILGKDSKGKDKERISFELSSV